One Serinicoccus chungangensis genomic window carries:
- a CDS encoding WXG100 family type VII secretion target → MAVGGELATLRDLHKTLDTSALDIQRVSEDIDKSLNSTVWTGANSEKFKDAWQTFRPTLTPKLVDALNEAKEDIKTQHNNLAAATGESDRI, encoded by the coding sequence ATGGCCGTTGGTGGTGAACTCGCGACTCTGCGAGACCTGCACAAGACGCTCGACACCTCCGCCCTGGACATCCAGCGGGTGTCCGAGGACATCGACAAGTCGCTCAACAGCACCGTCTGGACGGGCGCCAACTCGGAGAAGTTCAAGGACGCCTGGCAGACGTTCCGGCCGACGCTGACCCCCAAGCTGGTCGACGCGCTCAACGAGGCCAAGGAAGACATCAAGACGCAGCACAACAACCTGGCCGCCGCCACCGGCGAGTCGGACCGCATCTGA
- a CDS encoding ATP-binding protein, translating to MDPIRNPYAPGAGQRPPELAGRDEQLDRFRVVLERIQRGRPERSMVLTGLRGVGKTVLLNALRGAAVRSRWGTGKYEARPEQGMRRPMAAALHVAVRELGHPQGDEVDHVLGVIKAFAQKDQPGAKLRDRWNPGIDVAAVTGRADSGDIEIDLVELLSDVGGLAADVGKGVGVFIDEMQDLQPDDVSAICAACHELSQSALPVIVVGAGLPHLPAVLSASKSYSERLFRYTRIDRLSREQAERALQLPAEDEDATWSPEALSAMYAATGGYPYFLQAYGKEVWDLAPESPITAEDVRVAGPEAEAELAVGFFGSRYERATPGEREYLRAMADLAAQRVETGEEIDEIESVATADIASHLGRKPQSLSPARDALLKKGLIYSGERGRIAFTVPHFGRYLRENT from the coding sequence GTGGATCCGATCCGAAACCCCTACGCCCCCGGTGCCGGCCAGCGGCCCCCCGAGCTCGCCGGCCGGGACGAGCAGCTCGACCGCTTCCGGGTGGTGCTCGAGCGCATCCAGCGCGGCCGCCCCGAGCGCTCCATGGTGCTCACCGGGCTGCGCGGTGTCGGCAAGACCGTGCTCCTCAACGCGCTGCGCGGCGCCGCCGTGCGCTCCCGCTGGGGGACCGGCAAGTACGAGGCGCGCCCCGAGCAGGGGATGCGGCGCCCCATGGCCGCGGCGCTGCACGTGGCGGTGCGCGAGCTCGGGCACCCGCAGGGGGACGAGGTGGACCACGTGCTGGGCGTCATCAAGGCGTTCGCGCAGAAGGACCAGCCCGGCGCCAAGCTGCGGGACCGGTGGAACCCCGGTATCGACGTCGCCGCGGTCACCGGGCGCGCCGACTCCGGCGACATCGAGATCGACCTCGTCGAGCTGCTCTCCGACGTCGGCGGGCTGGCGGCGGACGTCGGCAAGGGCGTGGGCGTCTTCATCGACGAGATGCAGGACCTGCAGCCCGACGACGTGTCGGCCATCTGCGCCGCCTGCCACGAGCTGAGCCAGTCCGCGCTGCCGGTGATCGTCGTGGGCGCCGGGCTGCCCCACCTGCCCGCGGTGCTGTCGGCGAGCAAGTCCTACTCCGAGCGGCTCTTCCGCTACACCCGCATCGACCGGCTCTCGCGGGAGCAGGCCGAGCGGGCGCTGCAGCTGCCTGCGGAGGACGAGGACGCCACCTGGTCGCCGGAGGCGCTGTCGGCGATGTATGCCGCCACCGGTGGGTACCCCTACTTCCTGCAGGCCTACGGCAAGGAGGTGTGGGACCTCGCGCCGGAGTCGCCGATCACCGCCGAGGACGTGCGGGTGGCCGGGCCGGAGGCCGAGGCCGAGCTCGCGGTCGGCTTCTTCGGCAGCCGCTACGAGCGGGCCACCCCGGGGGAGCGGGAGTACCTGCGGGCGATGGCCGACCTCGCCGCGCAGCGGGTGGAGACGGGCGAGGAGATCGACGAGATCGAGTCGGTCGCGACCGCCGACATCGCCAGCCACCTGGGCCGCAAGCCGCAGTCGCTGTCACCGGCGCGGGACGCGCTGCTCAAGAAGGGCCTCATCTACTCCGGGGAGCGCGGGCGCATCGCCTTCACGGTGCCGCACTTCGGCCGCTACCTGCGCGAGAACACCTGA
- a CDS encoding dihydrofolate reductase family protein, with the protein MTRTRVHNFSISLDGFATGEPQSAEAPFGHAGQRLHEWMIATRFGASVVSGDGSGGSTGVDHALAEQHSVDIGAEIMGAHKFGPPGWQDDPDWRGWWGPEPPFRTPTFVLTHRPRPPVEMAGGTTFHFLEASPREALTVAQEAADGLDVRIGGGPTVLRDFLAAGLVDHLHLVQVPLVLGRGVRLWDGLEGVEAGYDVEAVSSRRGVTHLIFTRAPGGSVA; encoded by the coding sequence ATGACGAGGACCCGGGTCCACAACTTCTCCATCTCGCTGGACGGCTTCGCCACCGGCGAGCCGCAGTCCGCGGAGGCGCCCTTCGGGCACGCCGGCCAGCGGCTGCACGAGTGGATGATCGCGACGCGCTTCGGCGCGTCCGTCGTGTCCGGTGACGGGTCGGGCGGCTCCACCGGCGTCGACCACGCCCTCGCCGAGCAGCACTCGGTGGACATCGGTGCCGAGATCATGGGGGCGCACAAGTTCGGCCCGCCCGGGTGGCAGGACGACCCCGACTGGCGCGGGTGGTGGGGGCCGGAGCCGCCGTTCCGCACCCCGACCTTCGTGCTGACGCACCGTCCCCGGCCCCCGGTCGAGATGGCGGGCGGCACGACCTTCCACTTCCTGGAGGCCTCGCCCCGGGAGGCGCTGACGGTGGCCCAGGAGGCCGCGGACGGGCTGGACGTCCGCATCGGCGGTGGGCCGACCGTCCTGCGGGACTTCCTCGCCGCAGGGCTCGTCGACCACCTGCACCTCGTCCAGGTCCCTCTCGTGCTGGGCCGGGGCGTGCGCCTGTGGGACGGGCTCGAGGGGGTCGAGGCGGGCTACGACGTCGAGGCCGTCTCCTCGCGCCGCGGCGTCACGCACCTGATCTTCACCCGCGCCCCCGGGGGGTCCGTGGCGTGA
- a CDS encoding aldo/keto reductase — MILQETSTLANGVSIPRLGLGTWFIDDTHVVQTVGEALRLGYRHVDTAPAYRNERGVGRAVRASGVPREEVFVTTKVDAGAKSHDAAAAGIDASLRRTGLDHLDLVLVHSPRPWRRFHGPERYLEENREVWRALEEALAAGKVRAIGLSNFDVDDVENVLDGCTVAPMVNQVLAHIRNTPHELIRHCQDRGILVEAYSPVAHGELLGDEEVARVAQRYAVSVPQLSLRYCLQLGLVPLPKSADPAHLRANTEVDFTITEEDMDLLRGVEPIADYGDHRAMTIYGGQRDLSSLLALARSRVRRRR; from the coding sequence ATGATCCTGCAGGAGACGTCCACGCTGGCCAACGGGGTCAGCATCCCCCGGCTCGGGCTCGGCACCTGGTTCATCGACGACACGCACGTCGTGCAGACCGTCGGCGAGGCGCTGCGCCTGGGCTACCGGCACGTCGACACGGCCCCGGCCTACCGCAACGAGCGGGGGGTGGGTCGGGCGGTGCGCGCCAGCGGCGTGCCGCGGGAGGAGGTCTTCGTCACGACCAAGGTCGACGCCGGCGCGAAGAGCCACGACGCGGCCGCCGCCGGGATCGACGCGTCCTTGCGCCGGACCGGGCTGGACCACCTGGACCTCGTCCTCGTCCACAGCCCCCGTCCCTGGCGCAGGTTCCACGGCCCGGAGCGCTACCTCGAGGAGAACCGGGAGGTCTGGCGGGCGCTGGAGGAGGCGCTGGCGGCCGGGAAGGTGCGGGCCATCGGCCTGTCGAACTTCGACGTCGACGACGTCGAGAACGTCCTCGACGGCTGCACCGTCGCTCCGATGGTCAACCAGGTGCTGGCGCACATCCGCAACACCCCGCACGAGCTCATCCGGCACTGCCAGGACCGCGGCATCCTCGTCGAGGCCTACTCCCCGGTCGCGCACGGCGAGCTGCTCGGGGACGAGGAGGTCGCGCGGGTGGCGCAGCGGTATGCCGTGAGCGTGCCGCAGCTGTCCCTCCGCTACTGCCTGCAGCTCGGGCTGGTGCCGCTGCCGAAGTCCGCCGACCCCGCGCACCTGCGCGCCAACACCGAGGTCGACTTCACCATCACCGAGGAGGACATGGACCTGCTGCGCGGCGTCGAGCCGATCGCGGACTACGGCGACCACCGCGCGATGACCATCTACGGAGGCCAGCGCGACCTGAGCTCGCTGCTGGCCCTCGCCCGCAGCCGGGTCCGGCGGCGCCGGTGA
- a CDS encoding DinB family protein, translating to MSGARFVGCSLTGAVLRGVDVDGAEIDAPWLLEGDGTLQVNGVDVAPLVDAELDRRFPGRALRRARDPEGLREAWAALEVAWAAAVSRAEGMQPGTVDISVAGEWSFAQTLRHLVMATDTWLGRAVLDLPDPYHALGQPNDEYALDGHDPAVFHETDPSWERVLQVRAERVAMVRDHLATVTAGDLEVPRNNPWAPAYRESTLSCLRTILEEEWEHLRFATRDLDVLDARGTGT from the coding sequence CTGAGCGGCGCGCGCTTCGTGGGGTGCTCGCTGACCGGTGCCGTCCTGCGCGGCGTCGACGTGGACGGGGCCGAGATCGACGCGCCGTGGCTGCTGGAGGGCGACGGGACGCTGCAGGTGAACGGGGTGGACGTCGCGCCCCTCGTCGACGCCGAGCTCGACCGGCGCTTCCCCGGCCGGGCGCTGCGCCGGGCCCGGGACCCGGAGGGGCTGCGGGAGGCGTGGGCCGCACTGGAGGTCGCCTGGGCGGCAGCCGTCTCGCGCGCCGAGGGTATGCAGCCCGGGACCGTCGACATCTCCGTCGCCGGGGAGTGGAGCTTCGCGCAGACGCTGCGCCACCTCGTCATGGCGACCGACACCTGGCTGGGCAGGGCGGTGCTCGACCTGCCCGACCCCTACCACGCCCTGGGTCAGCCGAACGACGAGTACGCCCTGGACGGGCACGACCCCGCGGTCTTCCACGAGACCGACCCGAGCTGGGAGCGGGTGCTGCAGGTCCGCGCCGAGCGGGTGGCAATGGTCCGCGACCACCTCGCCACCGTCACGGCGGGTGACCTCGAGGTGCCGCGGAACAACCCGTGGGCGCCGGCATACCGCGAGTCGACGCTCTCCTGCCTGCGGACGATCCTCGAGGAGGAGTGGGAGCACCTGCGGTTCGCGACGCGCGACCTGGACGTCCTCGACGCCAGGGGCACGGGGACGTGA
- a CDS encoding transglycosylase family protein has translation MKHRAIRKPRLGALALATGLTALTGVVSAGSAQAASGETWDAVAQCESGGNWSINTGNGYYGGLQFAQSTWEGFGGTQYAQRADLASREQQIAIAENVLAGQGPGAWPVCSVEAGLTAGGPAPAEPAPSEPAQPAEPAPAEPQQPAQPEPAQPQPAQEAAPQQPAQEAAPQQAPATELAEHVIAGGETTAKIAHQHGTTVADLVGINDLAHGGALIFTGDVMLVPAHGADTAAGSYTVQPGDTLAQIAAEHGTDVHALAAANDLDDPDLIIAGQTLSIG, from the coding sequence ATGAAGCACCGTGCCATCCGCAAGCCCCGTCTCGGGGCGCTCGCCCTCGCGACCGGCCTCACCGCCCTGACCGGCGTCGTGTCCGCCGGGTCTGCCCAGGCCGCCAGCGGCGAGACCTGGGACGCCGTCGCCCAGTGCGAGTCCGGCGGCAACTGGAGCATCAACACCGGCAACGGCTACTACGGCGGGCTGCAGTTCGCCCAGAGCACCTGGGAGGGCTTCGGCGGCACGCAGTACGCGCAGCGCGCCGACCTCGCCTCGCGGGAGCAGCAGATCGCCATCGCCGAGAACGTCCTGGCGGGCCAGGGCCCCGGTGCCTGGCCGGTGTGCAGCGTGGAGGCCGGCCTGACCGCGGGCGGTCCCGCCCCGGCCGAGCCCGCGCCGTCCGAGCCCGCGCAGCCCGCGGAGCCGGCCCCGGCCGAGCCCCAGCAGCCGGCGCAGCCCGAGCCCGCGCAGCCGCAGCCGGCCCAGGAGGCCGCCCCGCAGCAGCCGGCCCAGGAGGCCGCCCCGCAGCAGGCGCCGGCGACCGAGCTCGCCGAGCACGTCATCGCCGGCGGCGAGACCACCGCGAAGATCGCGCACCAGCACGGCACCACGGTCGCGGACCTGGTCGGCATCAACGACCTCGCCCACGGCGGCGCACTGATCTTCACCGGCGACGTCATGCTCGTCCCGGCGCACGGCGCCGACACCGCCGCGGGCAGCTACACCGTCCAGCCCGGCGACACGCTGGCGCAGATCGCGGCCGAGCACGGCACCGACGTCCACGCGCTGGCGGCGGCCAACGACCTGGACGACCCGGACCTCATCATCGCGGGCCAGACCCTGTCGATCGGCTGA
- a CDS encoding DUF427 domain-containing protein gives MPAQTESVWDYPRPPAVDTSGGEHVVIRVGGQTIAETVAAIRVLETSHPPTYYLPLGAFVTGVLQPARDNRRTTCEFKGSATYFDLVAGDTRLSRAAWTYPDPTPAFREIADYAAVMPSAIDGASDPEDGCYVDGERVQPQEGGFYGGWITSRVRGPFKGAPGTHGW, from the coding sequence ATGCCTGCACAGACCGAGTCCGTCTGGGACTACCCGCGACCTCCGGCGGTGGACACCTCCGGAGGGGAGCACGTCGTCATCCGGGTGGGCGGGCAGACGATCGCCGAGACCGTGGCGGCGATCCGGGTGCTGGAGACCTCGCACCCGCCGACCTACTACCTCCCGCTCGGGGCCTTCGTCACGGGGGTCCTGCAGCCGGCCCGCGACAACCGCCGCACGACCTGCGAGTTCAAGGGCTCGGCGACCTACTTCGACCTCGTCGCGGGCGACACCCGGTTGAGCCGGGCGGCCTGGACCTACCCGGACCCGACCCCGGCCTTCCGCGAGATCGCCGACTACGCGGCCGTCATGCCCAGCGCCATCGACGGGGCGAGCGACCCGGAGGACGGCTGCTACGTCGACGGCGAGCGGGTGCAGCCGCAGGAGGGCGGCTTCTACGGCGGGTGGATCACCTCCCGGGTGCGGGGCCCCTTCAAGGGCGCGCCGGGCACGCACGGCTGGTAG